In Paenibacillus sp. BIC5C1, a genomic segment contains:
- the trpB gene encoding tryptophan synthase subunit beta, with product MTHQLPDQHGRFGPFGGRFVPETLMNALIELEEAYSHFSEDEEFNKELNYLLSEYSGRETPLYHAEQLSRRLGGPKIYLKREDLNHTGAHKINNAIGQGLLAKRMGKKKVIAETGAGQHGVATATVAALLGLECKVFMGEEDTQRQQLNVFRMKLLGAEVIPVTSGTRTLKDAGNEALRYWVSNVEDTFYVLGSVVGPHPYPMMVRNFQRVIGDETRRQIQEIEGRLPDVIVAAVGGGSNAIGMFYPFIGDQDVKLVGVEAAGKGVDTEFHAATMSKGTHGVFQGSMSYLLQDEYGQVQPAHSISAGLDYPGVGPEHSYLKDIKRAKYVPITDQEALDALQLLSRTEGIIPALESAHAVAQVVKLAPELSADDIVVICLSGRGDKDVESIMKYTGGDLA from the coding sequence ATGACACATCAATTGCCGGATCAACACGGGCGTTTCGGTCCCTTCGGAGGCCGCTTTGTACCTGAGACATTAATGAACGCTCTGATCGAACTGGAGGAAGCTTACAGCCACTTCTCCGAAGATGAGGAATTCAACAAGGAACTGAATTATCTGCTAAGTGAGTATTCCGGACGGGAAACGCCTTTATACCATGCAGAGCAATTGTCCCGTCGCTTGGGTGGACCCAAAATTTATCTGAAACGTGAAGACCTGAACCATACAGGAGCGCACAAGATCAATAACGCTATTGGACAGGGATTATTGGCTAAACGGATGGGTAAAAAGAAAGTCATCGCCGAAACGGGTGCAGGACAGCATGGCGTTGCCACGGCAACCGTTGCTGCATTGCTGGGGCTTGAATGTAAAGTGTTTATGGGTGAGGAAGATACGCAGCGCCAACAATTGAACGTATTTCGGATGAAGCTGCTTGGGGCGGAAGTCATTCCGGTGACATCTGGCACGCGCACATTGAAAGATGCAGGTAACGAGGCGCTCCGCTACTGGGTTAGTAATGTGGAAGATACCTTCTACGTGCTTGGATCTGTAGTCGGTCCTCATCCGTATCCAATGATGGTACGTAACTTCCAACGAGTGATCGGTGATGAGACACGGCGCCAGATTCAGGAGATTGAAGGACGGTTGCCGGATGTGATTGTTGCAGCTGTAGGCGGCGGAAGTAATGCAATCGGTATGTTCTATCCGTTTATTGGTGATCAGGATGTGAAGCTTGTTGGTGTTGAAGCAGCAGGTAAAGGGGTGGACACCGAATTCCATGCGGCTACGATGAGCAAAGGGACACATGGTGTATTCCAGGGTTCGATGAGTTATCTACTGCAAGATGAATATGGACAAGTTCAGCCAGCCCATTCCATTTCAGCAGGACTTGATTATCCGGGGGTTGGTCCCGAGCATTCCTATCTCAAAGATATTAAACGTGCCAAATATGTTCCAATTACGGATCAGGAGGCATTGGATGCCTTGCAATTACTAAGCCGAACAGAAGGCATTATTCCCGCTTTGGAGTCAGCCCATGCTGTTGCCCAGGTCGTCAAGCTTGCGCCTGAACTCAGCGCTGATGATATCGTTGTGATCTGTCTTTCCGGTCGCGGTGACAAAGACGTTGAATCCATTATGAAATATACAGGAGGGGACTTGGCATGA
- a CDS encoding IDEAL domain-containing protein, which yields MDKMKVTYEVMLGLAAEMVWDDALRKQRSEKLYMEIDKALATGDEVAFRNLTDELKAIN from the coding sequence TTGGATAAAATGAAAGTTACGTATGAAGTCATGTTGGGGCTGGCTGCTGAGATGGTGTGGGACGACGCGCTTCGTAAACAGCGCAGCGAGAAGCTGTATATGGAAATCGATAAGGCATTAGCTACCGGAGACGAAGTAGCTTTCCGGAATCTGACGGATGAACTAAAGGCCATAAACTGA
- the hisC gene encoding histidinol-phosphate transaminase, with the protein MKPKSQIVNLPVYKPGKPIEEVKRELGLEQVIKLASNENPYGSSPAALEAITRELVNVSIYPDGSSKELTEVLAKHLGVERNNLIFGCGSDEIIALITRAFFLPGDENIMADQTFSVYKSNADIEGAVSIEVPLKDGTHDLTSMLAQINDKTKAVWVCNPNNPTGTIISEQELTAFLDRVPSHVMVVLDEAYYEFVTDEAYPQSVPMIERYPNLVILRTFSKIYGLASLRIGYGIARPEVIDLINRVREPFNTSRFGQAAAKAALEDQAFVQACAERNAVERAYLQNEFTRLELPFFPSQGNFIMVDLDMPSATAFQSLLKQGIIVRPGFDVYPTYIRVSVGTSEQNRAFVTALENTLAEKAVARP; encoded by the coding sequence TTGAAACCGAAGTCCCAGATTGTCAATCTGCCTGTATATAAACCGGGCAAACCGATTGAAGAAGTGAAACGTGAGCTGGGTTTGGAGCAAGTAATCAAGCTGGCCTCCAACGAAAATCCATATGGAAGTTCGCCTGCTGCGCTTGAAGCGATCACCAGAGAGCTGGTCAATGTAAGCATATATCCGGATGGAAGTTCCAAGGAACTGACTGAGGTGCTAGCGAAGCATCTGGGAGTGGAACGGAATAATTTGATCTTTGGTTGTGGATCGGATGAGATCATTGCGTTGATTACTCGTGCATTCTTCCTCCCGGGAGACGAGAACATCATGGCCGACCAGACGTTCTCTGTATACAAAAGTAATGCTGACATTGAAGGTGCTGTCAGCATTGAAGTGCCACTTAAAGATGGAACTCATGACCTGACTTCCATGCTTGCGCAAATCAATGATAAGACTAAAGCAGTTTGGGTGTGTAATCCCAATAACCCAACGGGTACAATTATCTCTGAGCAGGAATTGACGGCATTCCTGGATCGAGTACCTTCTCATGTGATGGTTGTGTTGGATGAAGCTTATTATGAATTCGTAACGGATGAGGCGTATCCACAAAGTGTTCCTATGATTGAGCGTTATCCTAACCTGGTTATTTTGCGGACATTCTCCAAAATCTATGGCTTGGCTTCATTGCGTATTGGATACGGTATTGCACGCCCGGAAGTGATTGATCTCATTAACCGTGTACGTGAGCCGTTTAACACTTCACGTTTCGGTCAGGCTGCGGCAAAGGCTGCACTTGAGGATCAGGCTTTTGTCCAAGCATGTGCGGAGCGTAATGCGGTAGAACGAGCGTATTTGCAAAATGAATTCACACGGTTAGAACTGCCGTTTTTCCCTTCGCAGGGTAACTTCATCATGGTTGATCTGGACATGCCTTCTGCAACGGCGTTCCAGTCGCTATTGAAACAAGGCATTATTGTTCGTCCTGGATTCGATGTATATCCAACATACATTCGTGTGTCCGTCGGAACATCAGAACAGAACCGTGCGTTTGTCACGGCACTGGAGAACACGCTGGCTGAGAAGGCTGTAGCACGCCCTTAA
- a CDS encoding prephenate dehydrogenase, whose translation MKLKIAMIGVGLIGGSLALCFKGKPGVTVMGYAHLPELKDKYIASGVVDDATLSLEEAVQDADFIFLCVPVGLLESYFEQLVKLPLKKGCIITDVGSTKASIAACAEHVRMSDAYFIGGHPMAGSERAGVDAASAVLFENAYYVLTPSEHVPEEAYDRLSDLLAYTRAQIVRVEPLLHDDIVGAISHLPHVIAVALVNQVREYNESNPLYKMLAAGGFRDITRIASSDAIVWRDILLSNREVLLGLLKDWNGQMAVFTEMLEQQNGEGIEEAFRQAREFRSVLPERRKGMISSLFDLYTDVQDAPGMIGKIATELGANDINLSNMEIIENRVDVPGIMRLSFRQEEEMERAKTLLDSLGYQVWV comes from the coding sequence ATGAAACTAAAAATTGCAATGATCGGTGTAGGGCTCATCGGCGGTTCACTGGCGCTTTGCTTCAAAGGCAAGCCTGGTGTAACGGTGATGGGCTATGCTCATCTGCCTGAACTGAAGGACAAGTACATAGCGAGTGGTGTAGTGGATGATGCTACGCTCTCTCTGGAGGAAGCGGTACAGGATGCCGACTTTATTTTTTTGTGCGTACCTGTTGGGCTGCTCGAATCCTATTTTGAACAATTGGTCAAGCTTCCCTTGAAAAAGGGATGTATCATTACGGACGTAGGGAGCACAAAGGCATCCATCGCAGCTTGTGCTGAGCATGTCCGCATGAGTGATGCATACTTTATCGGCGGTCATCCGATGGCCGGATCTGAACGTGCAGGTGTGGATGCAGCTTCGGCTGTATTATTTGAGAATGCATACTATGTCTTGACCCCTTCAGAACATGTACCTGAGGAAGCTTATGACAGGTTATCTGATCTTCTTGCGTATACACGGGCCCAGATTGTTCGTGTAGAGCCCCTGCTGCACGATGACATAGTGGGAGCGATCAGCCATTTGCCACATGTTATTGCAGTTGCGCTGGTGAACCAGGTGCGCGAATATAATGAATCGAACCCTTTGTATAAAATGCTGGCTGCAGGCGGTTTCCGTGATATTACTCGGATTGCCTCCAGTGATGCCATTGTATGGAGAGATATTCTGCTGAGCAACCGCGAGGTGCTGTTGGGCTTGCTGAAGGACTGGAACGGCCAAATGGCGGTTTTCACCGAAATGCTGGAGCAACAAAATGGTGAGGGCATTGAGGAAGCGTTCCGTCAGGCGCGCGAGTTCCGTAGTGTGCTGCCAGAACGACGGAAAGGCATGATCTCGTCGTTGTTTGATCTTTATACGGATGTGCAGGATGCACCGGGGATGATCGGCAAGATTGCCACCGAGCTTGGGGCGAATGATATTAACTTAAGCAACATGGAGATTATTGAGAACCGGGTCGATGTGCCAGGCATTATGCGTTTGTCGTTCCGGCAGGAAGAAGAGATGGAACGTGCCAAAACGTTGCTGGATTCCCTGGGGTATCAAGTGTGGGTTTAG
- a CDS encoding ubiquinol-cytochrome c reductase iron-sulfur subunit, with translation MSSEHDQHEASMKLPSRLEMSRRQFLTYTLGGATAYMAAGAILPMVRFAVDPILQHKGEGTSVKVAEISKITNEPQEFTFELKQQDGWYLSNASLIAWIRKDEQGKIYALSPICKHLGCTVGWNSDKQYPDEYHCPCHGAHYNKEGKNLAVAPKPLDEYVVKEDQGWVYLGDIVPNTRVK, from the coding sequence ATGAGCAGTGAGCATGACCAGCACGAAGCTTCGATGAAATTGCCAAGCCGCTTGGAAATGTCACGCAGGCAGTTTTTGACGTACACGCTTGGTGGAGCTACAGCCTACATGGCCGCCGGTGCAATACTCCCCATGGTCCGTTTTGCGGTGGACCCGATTTTGCAGCACAAGGGAGAAGGCACCTCTGTCAAAGTAGCGGAAATCAGCAAAATTACGAATGAACCTCAAGAATTTACGTTTGAATTGAAACAGCAAGACGGTTGGTATTTGAGCAATGCTTCGTTAATCGCCTGGATCAGGAAAGATGAGCAGGGCAAAATCTATGCGCTTTCACCCATTTGTAAACATTTGGGATGTACCGTAGGTTGGAACAGTGATAAGCAGTATCCCGACGAATATCATTGTCCGTGCCATGGCGCGCATTATAACAAGGAAGGCAAGAACCTTGCCGTAGCCCCGAAGCCGCTTGATGAGTATGTGGTTAAGGAAGATCAGGGTTGGGTTTATCTGGGCGACATTGTTCCGAACACCCGAGTCAAATAG
- a CDS encoding RNA polymerase sigma factor, translated as MTDSQLIREIKEGNLELYSELMSRYQRKILAFVYHMLKSSNMELLAEDLCSETFYKAFRSLHSFREVDASFSTWLYTIARNTVLSELRKQRSGSVPLEESGIVPVAPSENAPEHAVLRSERVMLVRDAINNLPEKQRSAIILREYDQLDYQEIANILGQSVSSVKSLLFRARSSVKTQLEPYFFEPVYEPYEGMKNR; from the coding sequence ATGACGGATTCCCAGTTGATTCGAGAGATCAAGGAAGGTAACCTGGAGTTATATTCCGAGCTGATGAGTCGTTATCAGCGTAAAATACTGGCTTTCGTATATCATATGTTGAAAAGTTCTAATATGGAGCTGCTTGCGGAAGATCTCTGTTCTGAGACTTTCTATAAGGCGTTCCGCAGTCTGCACTCATTCCGTGAGGTGGATGCCTCATTCTCAACCTGGTTATATACCATTGCGAGAAATACGGTACTGAGTGAGCTTCGCAAACAGCGTAGTGGGAGTGTTCCACTTGAAGAGAGCGGTATTGTACCTGTTGCTCCTTCTGAGAATGCGCCAGAGCATGCTGTATTGCGCAGTGAGCGGGTGATGCTGGTTAGGGATGCAATTAACAATTTACCGGAGAAGCAGCGTTCTGCCATTATACTCCGTGAGTATGATCAACTAGATTACCAGGAGATTGCAAATATTCTTGGGCAGAGCGTCAGTTCTGTAAAATCGTTATTGTTCAGAGCAAGGTCAAGCGTAAAAACTCAATTGGAACCTTATTTCTTCGAACCGGTCTACGAGCCATATGAAGGGATGAAGAACAGATGA
- a CDS encoding histidine phosphatase family protein produces the protein MRIGLIRHGLTDWNAAGRIQGQTDIPLNAEGREQAERLGRRLLTEEYRWDHIITSGLSRAQETGEIISGLLNVPLLEPDARLKERAFGQIEGLTSEERVARWGASWETLDLGQEQIADIQTRALGFLEDLWEAHQDQNVLIVSHGAFLASLLSALYKDRYTERIGNLSLTILEKERDDWSPLLYNCTRHLSLDLAKQPE, from the coding sequence ATGCGCATTGGGCTTATTCGTCACGGTCTAACCGACTGGAATGCGGCAGGGCGTATTCAGGGACAGACAGACATACCTCTGAATGCGGAAGGTCGTGAGCAAGCTGAGCGTCTGGGTAGACGTTTGCTTACCGAAGAATATCGCTGGGACCACATCATTACGAGCGGGTTGTCCAGGGCTCAGGAGACGGGAGAGATTATCTCCGGGCTATTGAATGTTCCTTTGCTTGAGCCGGATGCACGCTTGAAAGAGCGTGCTTTTGGTCAAATTGAAGGTCTGACATCCGAAGAGCGTGTGGCTCGCTGGGGCGCTTCCTGGGAGACGCTGGATTTGGGACAGGAACAGATCGCTGATATTCAGACACGTGCATTGGGCTTTTTGGAGGATTTATGGGAGGCTCATCAGGACCAAAATGTGCTGATTGTCTCCCATGGCGCTTTTTTAGCCAGCCTGCTATCAGCTTTGTATAAAGACCGCTATACGGAACGAATTGGAAACCTGTCGCTTACGATCCTGGAGAAGGAACGTGACGATTGGAGTCCTTTGCTTTATAACTGTACACGACACCTTTCATTGGATCTGGCGAAACAACCTGAGTAA
- a CDS encoding menaquinol-cytochrome c reductase cytochrome b/c subunit, translated as MAHGHKSDDQEKIIFVGDSRVRKGAGFITPPDYTAYPGKSEAFIPNFLLKEWMVGVVVLVGILVLTISEPAPLGYPANPSASVIPMPDWYFLFLYQYLKYPYASGDYVLLGVLGVSGVAFGALLLAPFLDTGKERRFYKRPIASSLMILSVMAVFYLTNVAWTHYAHELEASGQKPEHIQREEEAREKHAQGLPTSNAPGQNEEVAIVEKDDPAMETFKKAGCIGCHAADMKGAGGPSLRGVGDKHSQEEILTIIKEGYNSMPAMYDQAIAQGLTDDDINHLAEWLAKQKAEQ; from the coding sequence ATGGCTCACGGACACAAGTCAGATGACCAGGAAAAGATTATCTTCGTCGGGGACTCACGCGTCCGTAAAGGAGCGGGGTTTATAACTCCACCGGATTACACGGCGTATCCCGGCAAATCAGAGGCTTTTATTCCTAACTTCTTGCTGAAGGAATGGATGGTTGGTGTCGTTGTACTGGTTGGTATTCTGGTATTAACGATTTCGGAACCTGCACCACTGGGCTATCCGGCCAATCCAAGTGCATCGGTTATCCCGATGCCAGACTGGTACTTCCTTTTTCTGTATCAGTATTTGAAATACCCCTATGCCTCAGGTGACTATGTCCTGCTCGGGGTACTTGGAGTCAGCGGAGTTGCTTTCGGCGCTTTGTTACTGGCCCCTTTTCTGGATACAGGCAAGGAGCGGCGTTTCTACAAACGTCCGATTGCATCATCACTTATGATTCTATCGGTGATGGCCGTCTTCTACCTGACCAATGTTGCATGGACACACTACGCGCATGAGTTGGAAGCAAGCGGCCAGAAGCCGGAACATATTCAGCGTGAAGAAGAAGCGCGTGAGAAACACGCGCAGGGTCTGCCTACCTCCAACGCGCCAGGCCAAAACGAAGAAGTGGCGATCGTCGAGAAGGATGATCCTGCAATGGAAACCTTCAAAAAGGCCGGATGTATCGGATGTCATGCGGCTGATATGAAGGGAGCAGGAGGGCCTTCGCTTCGGGGTGTGGGTGACAAACACAGCCAGGAAGAAATCCTGACGATTATCAAAGAAGGATATAACTCAATGCCCGCGATGTATGATCAAGCCATCGCCCAAGGTTTGACAGATGACGACATCAATCACTTGGCGGAATGGCTTGCGAAACAGAAGGCAGAACAGTAA
- a CDS encoding DUF1405 domain-containing protein, with product MALSYFWSREFLTNRYFLWLLFWCNALGTVYGYIWYGDQLEYTLAQQPLWQIVFVPDSPTASLFFTLSLLWILYKPKSMLLNRIGHVIQALAVVTSVKYGVWAVSIIFAGWMQGGAQNWQDWMLIASHSAMAIEALLYVRFFGFRWGALVIAALWTLLNDTMDYTYDIFPWLPASLMDNLDGVRNFTVGLTLVSILCAWLALRQAKRA from the coding sequence GTGGCTTTATCGTACTTTTGGAGCCGGGAATTTCTAACGAACCGTTATTTCCTGTGGCTTCTTTTTTGGTGTAACGCATTAGGAACAGTATATGGATACATATGGTACGGGGATCAATTGGAATATACGCTGGCACAGCAACCACTATGGCAAATTGTGTTTGTGCCGGACAGCCCAACAGCGAGTCTGTTTTTTACACTATCCTTGTTGTGGATTTTGTACAAGCCGAAATCGATGCTTCTGAATCGGATTGGACATGTCATACAGGCGCTTGCTGTGGTTACTTCGGTGAAATATGGCGTATGGGCAGTCTCCATTATCTTTGCAGGCTGGATGCAGGGGGGCGCACAGAACTGGCAGGATTGGATGTTAATTGCGTCTCATAGCGCCATGGCTATCGAGGCTTTGCTGTATGTGAGGTTCTTTGGGTTCCGTTGGGGTGCTTTGGTAATTGCTGCCTTGTGGACACTGCTAAACGATACAATGGATTATACCTATGACATCTTCCCTTGGCTGCCCGCATCGCTAATGGACAATCTGGACGGTGTGCGCAATTTCACTGTTGGACTGACGCTAGTGAGTATTCTCTGTGCGTGGCTTGCCTTAAGACAGGCCAAACGGGCCTGA
- the trpA gene encoding tryptophan synthase subunit alpha has translation MNLMDQTFQHLKEQNRTALIPFLTVGDPDVDTTVEIIKELEQAGADILELGVPYSDPLADGPVIQRASERALKSQITIRTCMETAARARAAGVKMPFVLFTYYNPVLQTGLDLFFDELIKHEISGMIIPDLPIEEAEDMRRRADAAGVHLVPLVAPTSNARIERIVTGARGFIYCVSSLGVTGERASFFDGVESFIETVKSLTDLPVAVGFGISSHEQVARFSRICDGVVVGSAIVRQVEEATPLLGNPDTRQAGLLQIRNFVAQLKG, from the coding sequence ATGAACCTGATGGACCAGACCTTCCAGCATTTGAAAGAACAGAACCGGACAGCACTTATTCCATTCCTTACGGTTGGAGATCCAGATGTGGACACCACGGTGGAAATCATTAAGGAATTGGAACAGGCAGGAGCGGACATTTTGGAACTCGGTGTTCCCTATTCTGATCCGCTTGCAGATGGACCGGTAATCCAGCGTGCTTCCGAGCGTGCATTAAAAAGTCAGATCACGATTCGGACTTGTATGGAGACAGCAGCAAGAGCACGTGCTGCGGGTGTGAAAATGCCTTTTGTACTGTTCACCTACTATAATCCGGTGTTACAGACGGGACTGGATCTATTCTTTGACGAGTTGATCAAACATGAGATCAGTGGCATGATCATCCCGGATCTTCCGATTGAGGAAGCGGAGGATATGCGACGTCGTGCGGATGCTGCAGGTGTGCATTTGGTTCCGCTTGTAGCCCCTACGTCCAATGCGAGAATCGAGCGTATTGTTACGGGAGCACGTGGTTTCATCTATTGTGTCTCTTCTCTTGGTGTCACGGGAGAGAGAGCTTCCTTTTTCGATGGGGTAGAGAGCTTCATTGAAACTGTAAAGAGCCTGACAGATCTTCCGGTCGCTGTTGGCTTTGGCATTTCCAGTCATGAGCAGGTGGCTCGTTTCTCCCGCATCTGTGACGGCGTTGTTGTGGGCAGTGCTATCGTTCGTCAGGTGGAGGAAGCTACACCTCTTCTTGGAAATCCGGATACTCGTCAGGCGGGACTGTTGCAAATTCGCAACTTTGTGGCACAATTAAAAGGATAG
- a CDS encoding DUF2487 family protein, with amino-acid sequence MKFSEMTQDSWAELQLYLDTCLIPYTALKGKQSPVEATEALERLRDFLDLVEIPFKGRIMTYPAFHYVSPDMSMALNTLSEELKSSGFKYVVIMSSDGELEQTQITSADLVLSRSVLIQEVGEEGISRFVGEKIRELWKR; translated from the coding sequence TTGAAATTCAGTGAGATGACTCAAGACAGCTGGGCGGAACTGCAACTCTATCTGGATACATGCCTTATTCCATATACAGCCCTGAAGGGCAAGCAGTCCCCGGTTGAAGCAACTGAGGCGTTGGAGCGGCTTAGAGATTTTTTAGATCTGGTGGAGATTCCTTTCAAAGGGCGTATCATGACTTACCCTGCATTCCATTATGTGTCTCCAGATATGTCAATGGCATTAAATACCTTATCCGAAGAACTCAAATCCTCCGGTTTCAAATATGTGGTTATAATGTCATCTGATGGCGAGTTGGAACAGACCCAAATTACTTCTGCAGATTTGGTATTAAGTCGTTCTGTTTTAATTCAAGAGGTGGGAGAAGAGGGGATTTCGCGTTTTGTCGGGGAAAAAATCCGTGAGTTATGGAAAAGATGA
- a CDS encoding gamma carbonic anhydrase family protein, which produces MIIPYKGIQPQLHPSVYMAEGAKLIGDLTMGEESTIWFNAVLRADLAPIVIGRRCNIQDNAVGHVNTDQPLILDDDVSVGHSAIIHGCRIGTGSLIGMGAILLNGAEIGEYTLIGAGSVVTENTKIPPYTLALGTPAKVIRELTDADLERMSRTTLGYVSKGKEYRSS; this is translated from the coding sequence ATGATAATTCCATACAAAGGTATACAACCCCAGTTACACCCTTCGGTATATATGGCTGAAGGCGCCAAACTTATAGGTGATCTGACAATGGGTGAAGAATCTACGATCTGGTTCAATGCAGTGCTGCGGGCCGATCTGGCACCCATCGTGATTGGACGGCGCTGTAATATACAGGATAATGCTGTTGGGCACGTCAACACGGATCAACCTTTGATTTTGGACGACGATGTATCGGTAGGGCATTCTGCGATTATCCATGGATGTCGTATCGGAACAGGTTCGCTGATTGGTATGGGCGCAATCCTTCTCAATGGAGCCGAAATTGGTGAATATACGCTGATCGGGGCCGGTTCTGTTGTAACTGAAAATACTAAAATACCGCCCTATACCCTTGCTTTGGGCACACCGGCCAAAGTGATACGTGAGTTGACTGATGCAGATCTTGAGCGGATGTCGAGAACTACACTAGGTTATGTTTCCAAAGGAAAGGAATATAGGAGCTCTTAA
- a CDS encoding anti-sigma factor family protein — translation MNCNEAQELFALVWDLPEAHPQRIAFHAHLAGCEDCSQQFEVWEEAQILMHSIPVPVTEQQAEKVNRNVMDRIYAESPWLLPEEAKVNRFSAVIRKHMSLWIAAFLAIFLCSFLYMAMFKPDVSEAEQTNVVSTGILETGVAGSEPSSSGLYKYNMTGADRGSIIEPFVVSMGPAYPQYWMALSLLAIGMALFSLGRMHRSTNKRKQGARA, via the coding sequence ATGAATTGCAATGAAGCCCAGGAACTGTTTGCACTGGTCTGGGACTTGCCGGAAGCTCATCCTCAGCGAATTGCATTTCATGCTCATCTCGCTGGTTGTGAAGATTGCTCGCAGCAGTTTGAGGTTTGGGAAGAAGCTCAAATTCTGATGCACAGCATACCGGTCCCAGTGACAGAACAACAAGCAGAGAAAGTGAACCGTAATGTTATGGACCGGATCTATGCGGAGTCTCCATGGCTACTGCCGGAAGAGGCAAAGGTTAATCGTTTCTCTGCTGTGATCCGCAAGCATATGTCTTTGTGGATTGCTGCGTTCCTGGCAATTTTCTTATGCAGCTTTCTGTACATGGCGATGTTTAAGCCAGACGTATCAGAAGCTGAGCAGACAAACGTGGTCTCTACGGGTATTTTGGAGACAGGAGTAGCGGGCAGTGAGCCTTCTTCTTCCGGATTGTACAAGTACAACATGACGGGAGCCGATAGAGGGAGTATTATTGAGCCCTTCGTTGTGAGCATGGGTCCAGCGTATCCTCAGTACTGGATGGCGTTGTCGCTGCTTGCAATAGGTATGGCTCTGTTCTCTCTTGGGCGGATGCATCGTTCAACAAACAAACGCAAACAAGGTGCACGTGCTTAG
- the qcrB gene encoding menaquinol-cytochrome c reductase cytochrome b subunit, whose translation MFKNVYDWIDERLDITPIWRDVADHEVPEHVNPAHHFSAFVYCFGGLTFFITVIQILSGMFLTMYYVPDIINAYASVEYLQTKVAFGQIVRGMHHWGASLVIVMMFLHTMRVFFTGSYKAPREMNWVVGMLIFFVMLGLGLTGYLLPWDNKAYFATKVTLEIANTVPWLGPIIKEFLQGGTIVGAQTLTRFFALHVFFLPAVLLVLLVGHFIMIRRQGISGPL comes from the coding sequence ATGTTTAAAAATGTCTATGACTGGATTGACGAGCGTCTCGATATCACGCCAATTTGGAGGGACGTTGCGGATCATGAAGTTCCAGAGCACGTAAACCCGGCTCATCACTTTTCCGCATTCGTGTACTGCTTTGGTGGATTGACGTTCTTTATCACTGTTATTCAAATTTTGTCAGGGATGTTCCTGACCATGTATTATGTGCCTGATATTATTAATGCTTACGCCAGTGTCGAGTATTTGCAGACCAAAGTAGCCTTCGGTCAAATTGTACGCGGGATGCACCATTGGGGAGCCAGCTTGGTTATCGTTATGATGTTCTTACATACGATGCGTGTGTTCTTTACCGGCTCTTACAAAGCACCACGCGAGATGAACTGGGTTGTCGGCATGCTGATCTTTTTTGTCATGCTGGGTCTGGGGCTTACCGGGTACCTGTTGCCTTGGGATAACAAAGCCTACTTTGCAACCAAGGTTACTCTAGAGATTGCGAATACGGTTCCTTGGCTGGGGCCGATCATTAAGGAATTCCTGCAAGGCGGAACTATTGTAGGTGCACAGACGTTAACACGGTTCTTTGCCCTGCACGTCTTCTTCCTTCCGGCTGTGCTTCTGGTGCTTCTGGTCGGTCACTTTATTATGATCCGCAGACAGGGCATTTCGGGACCACTATAA